Proteins from one Cryptomeria japonica chromosome 4, Sugi_1.0, whole genome shotgun sequence genomic window:
- the LOC131062547 gene encoding probable linoleate 9S-lipoxygenase 5 isoform X2, giving the protein MKSCWGICFTTSKIFRKISGNCLTKQCCWASCLPHQKTSKTFQANLASSLAAKMEGKESIKGSVIIQKKNVLDLNDFHAGIVDNLSELLGKVVSVTLVGIPQGNSVNASANLSEPAYLQNWRSTPVVAITGKTTYPVEFKWHSDMGTPAAFFIKNTHRHEFFLNSLTLELPGQGRVHFVCNSWVYPASRNKKDRIFFSNRSYLPSETPPALLKLRNEELISLRGDGTGEREELDRLYDYDFYNDLGNPDKGEEHSRQVLGGSQAFPYPRRGRTGRPPTKKDPASESRLSVFSSLDIFVPRDERFGHLKLSDFLGYAIKSLGQFLQPELKAFFDSTPNEFDSFEDIMKLYSDGIKLPDNPILDDTKNRIPLELIKELVKTDSEGQNLLAYPTPQVIARDKLACYIISCECKAKINWTLVAGDKLAWRKDEEFARQMLSGVNPVIIQRLQSFPPRSELDPEIYGAQESSVTVSDIEQSLDGLTVKQALDESKLFILDHHDTIMPYVNRINALKQPDAIIPGLDRINPPDSTKIYATRTILFLKEDGTLKPVAIELSLPPLDDRPYYRKVLTPAEEGVEGALWHLAKAYVAVNDSGHHQLISHWLRTHAVTEPFIIATNRQLSVMHPIHKLLSPHFRDTMNINAFARQILINAGGVLERTVFPGKYAMEMSAVVYKGWRFDEEGLPADLLKRGMAVKVEDKKAKHGLRLTIEDYPYAVDGLEIWSAIESWVEEYLSFYYKTDEAVASDTELQAWWYEIRNVGHGDKKDEPWWYEMQSVQDLGKALTTIIWVASALHAAVNFGQYPYAGYMPNRPTVSRRLIPEEGSKEFTELKENPDLFLLRTISNQFQTTLGIALIEILSRHSTDEVYLGQRASPDWTDDERVAKAFERFGSRLKQIEENITDRNNDKRYKNRSGPAEVPYTLLYPNTSDKSGKGGLTGKGIPNSVSI; this is encoded by the exons ATGAAAAGCTGTTGGGGCATTTGCTTTACCACATCAAAAATCTTCAGAAAAATTTCAGGCAATTGCCTTACAAAACAATGTTGTTGGGCATCTTGTTTACCACATCAAAAAACTTCAAAAACGTTTCAGGCGAATCTCGCTTCTTCTCTTGCTGCGAAGATGGAGGGAAAAGAGAGCATAAAAGGTTCTGTTATAATCCAGAAGAAAAATGTGTTGGATTTGAACGATTTCCATGCCGGAATCGTGGACAATCTCAGTGAGCTGCTTGGGAAAGTAGTCTCAGTCACACTTGTTGGCATACCTCAAGGCAACTCTG TCAATGCCAGTGCAAACTTGAGCGAACCTGCTTACTTGCAGAATTGGAGAAGTACTCCCGTAGTGGCCATCACTGGGAAGACCACATATCCAGTGGAGTTCAAATGGCACTCTGACATGGGAACCCCTGCTGCTTTCTTTATAAAGAATACTCACAGACATGAGTTCTTTCTAAATTCACTTACTCTTGAACTTCCTGGTCAGGGTAGGGTTCATTTCGTCTGTAATTCTTGGGTGTATCCTGCATCTCGCAATAAAAAGGACCGGATCTTTTTCTCCAACAGG AGTTATCTCCCTTCTGAGACTCCTCCGGCTCTGTTGAAATTGAGGAACGAGGAGCTGATAAGCCTGAGAGGCGATGGAACAGGGGAGAGAGAAGAGTTGGACAGATTGTATGACTACGATTTTTATAATGATCTGGGAAATCCAGACAAAGGTGAGGAACACAGTCGTCAAGTGTTGGGAGGATCTCAAGCCTTTCCCTACCCTAGAAGGGGCAGAACAGGACGCCCCCCTACAAAGAAAG ATCCAGCATCTGAAAGCAGACTGTCAGTATTCTCTAGCCTAGACATCTTTGTGCCGCGAGATGAACGATTTGGGCATTTGAAACTGTCTGATTTTCTAGGCTACGCCATTAAGTCCTTGGGACAATTTCTACAGCCTGAACTCAAAGCCTTTTTCGATTCCACCCCCAACGAATTCGATTCCTTTGAAGACATTATGAAACTCTACTCGGATGGGATAAAGTTGCCTGACAACCCAATTCTTGATGACACGAAGAATCGCATTCCATTGGAGCTTATAAAAGAGTTGGTTAAAACGGATAGCGAAGGCCAAAATCTCCTCGCGTATCCTACTCCTCAAGTCATCGCCA GGGACAAATTGGCATGTTACATCATATCTTGTGAGTGTAAAGCCAAAATTAACTGGACATTGGTTGCAGGGGACAAATTGGCATGGAGGAAAGATGAAGAGTTTGCACGCCAGATGCTCTCTGGTGTGAATCCGGTAATCATACAGCGACTTCAG AGTTTTCCCCCGAGAAGTGAATTAGATCCGGAGATATACGGGGCCCAGGAGAGCTCTGTTACAGTTTCAGATATAGAACAGAGCCTCGATGGCCTCACAGTGAAGCAG GCTCTTGATGAAAGCAAATTGTTCATTCTGGACCATCACGACACAATCATGCCTTACGTGAATCGAATAAATGCTCTGAAACAACCAGACGCAATCATCCCTGGCTTGGATCGAATAAACCCTCCAGATTCTACCAAGATATATGCTACTCGCACCATTCTGTTCCTGAAAGAGGACGGCACATTGAAACCTGTTGCGATAGAGCTTAGTCTCCCCCCTTTGGATGATCGGCCATACTATAGAAAAGTATTGACTCCTGCAGAGGAAGGCGTTGAAGGGGCGCTCTGGCATCTTGCAAAGGCTTATGTTGCAGTGAATGATTCAGGACACCATCAGCTAATCAGCCACTG GCTTAGAACTCATGCAGTGACAGAGCCATTTATAATTGCAACAAACAGACAGTTGAGTGTTATGCATCCCATTCACAAGCTACTGAGTCCCCATTTCCGAGACACAATGAACATCAATGCCTTTGCCCGCCAAATTCTCATAAATGCAGGGGGCGTTCTTGAAAGAACAGTATTTCCTGGAAAATACGCCATGGAAATGTCTGCCGTTGTCTACAAGGGCTGGaggtttgatgaagaaggattacCTGCCGATCTGCTCAAGAG AGGGATGGCAGTAAAAGTAGAAGATAAAAAAGCGAAACATGGGCTGAGGCTTACGATTGAAGACTACCCTTATGCAGTGGATGGGCTAGAGATATGGTCCGCCATAGAATCATGGGTTGAGGAATATTTATCATTCTACTACAAGACTGATGAGGCCGTGGCATCTGATACAGAGCTTCAAGCGTGGTGGTATGAAATCAGAAACGTAGGGCACGGAGACAAGAAGGATGAGCCATGGTGGTACGAAATGCAAAGCGTACAAGATCTTGGAAAGGCCTTAACTACGATCATATGGGTTGCCTCAGCTCTGCATGCTGCGGTTAATTTTGGTCAGTACCCATATGCAGGGTACATGCCCAATCGGCCCACAGTGAGTAGAAGGTTGATTCCTGAAGAGGGTTCTAAAGAATTCACAGAGCTGAAGGAGAATCCCGATTTGTTCCTGCTGAGGACCATCTCAAACCAATTTCAGACGACGCTGGGAATAGCCCTGATTGAGATCCTCTCCAGGCATTCCACAGACGAGGTATATTTGGGGCAGCGTGCATCTCCTGATTGGACAGATGATGAAAGAGTAGCGAAGGCCTTTGAGCGTTTTGGGTCCCGCTTGAAACAGATCGAGGAAAACATTACAGACAGAAACAATGATAAAAGATACAAGAACAGATCAGGCCCGGCAGAGGTTCCCTATACTTTGCTTTATCCAAATACTTCTGATAAGAGTGGCAAAGGAGGACTCACAGGAAAAGGAATTCCCAACAGCGTTTCCATTTAA
- the LOC131062547 gene encoding probable linoleate 9S-lipoxygenase 5 isoform X1, producing the protein MKSCWGICFTTSKIFRKISGNCLTKQCCWASCLPHQKTSKTFQANLASSLAAKMEGKESIKGSVIIQKKNVLDLNDFHAGIVDNLSELLGKVVSVTLVGIPQGNSASTVNASANLSEPAYLQNWRSTPVVAITGKTTYPVEFKWHSDMGTPAAFFIKNTHRHEFFLNSLTLELPGQGRVHFVCNSWVYPASRNKKDRIFFSNRSYLPSETPPALLKLRNEELISLRGDGTGEREELDRLYDYDFYNDLGNPDKGEEHSRQVLGGSQAFPYPRRGRTGRPPTKKDPASESRLSVFSSLDIFVPRDERFGHLKLSDFLGYAIKSLGQFLQPELKAFFDSTPNEFDSFEDIMKLYSDGIKLPDNPILDDTKNRIPLELIKELVKTDSEGQNLLAYPTPQVIARDKLACYIISCECKAKINWTLVAGDKLAWRKDEEFARQMLSGVNPVIIQRLQSFPPRSELDPEIYGAQESSVTVSDIEQSLDGLTVKQALDESKLFILDHHDTIMPYVNRINALKQPDAIIPGLDRINPPDSTKIYATRTILFLKEDGTLKPVAIELSLPPLDDRPYYRKVLTPAEEGVEGALWHLAKAYVAVNDSGHHQLISHWLRTHAVTEPFIIATNRQLSVMHPIHKLLSPHFRDTMNINAFARQILINAGGVLERTVFPGKYAMEMSAVVYKGWRFDEEGLPADLLKRGMAVKVEDKKAKHGLRLTIEDYPYAVDGLEIWSAIESWVEEYLSFYYKTDEAVASDTELQAWWYEIRNVGHGDKKDEPWWYEMQSVQDLGKALTTIIWVASALHAAVNFGQYPYAGYMPNRPTVSRRLIPEEGSKEFTELKENPDLFLLRTISNQFQTTLGIALIEILSRHSTDEVYLGQRASPDWTDDERVAKAFERFGSRLKQIEENITDRNNDKRYKNRSGPAEVPYTLLYPNTSDKSGKGGLTGKGIPNSVSI; encoded by the exons ATGAAAAGCTGTTGGGGCATTTGCTTTACCACATCAAAAATCTTCAGAAAAATTTCAGGCAATTGCCTTACAAAACAATGTTGTTGGGCATCTTGTTTACCACATCAAAAAACTTCAAAAACGTTTCAGGCGAATCTCGCTTCTTCTCTTGCTGCGAAGATGGAGGGAAAAGAGAGCATAAAAGGTTCTGTTATAATCCAGAAGAAAAATGTGTTGGATTTGAACGATTTCCATGCCGGAATCGTGGACAATCTCAGTGAGCTGCTTGGGAAAGTAGTCTCAGTCACACTTGTTGGCATACCTCAAGGCAACTCTG CATCAACAGTCAATGCCAGTGCAAACTTGAGCGAACCTGCTTACTTGCAGAATTGGAGAAGTACTCCCGTAGTGGCCATCACTGGGAAGACCACATATCCAGTGGAGTTCAAATGGCACTCTGACATGGGAACCCCTGCTGCTTTCTTTATAAAGAATACTCACAGACATGAGTTCTTTCTAAATTCACTTACTCTTGAACTTCCTGGTCAGGGTAGGGTTCATTTCGTCTGTAATTCTTGGGTGTATCCTGCATCTCGCAATAAAAAGGACCGGATCTTTTTCTCCAACAGG AGTTATCTCCCTTCTGAGACTCCTCCGGCTCTGTTGAAATTGAGGAACGAGGAGCTGATAAGCCTGAGAGGCGATGGAACAGGGGAGAGAGAAGAGTTGGACAGATTGTATGACTACGATTTTTATAATGATCTGGGAAATCCAGACAAAGGTGAGGAACACAGTCGTCAAGTGTTGGGAGGATCTCAAGCCTTTCCCTACCCTAGAAGGGGCAGAACAGGACGCCCCCCTACAAAGAAAG ATCCAGCATCTGAAAGCAGACTGTCAGTATTCTCTAGCCTAGACATCTTTGTGCCGCGAGATGAACGATTTGGGCATTTGAAACTGTCTGATTTTCTAGGCTACGCCATTAAGTCCTTGGGACAATTTCTACAGCCTGAACTCAAAGCCTTTTTCGATTCCACCCCCAACGAATTCGATTCCTTTGAAGACATTATGAAACTCTACTCGGATGGGATAAAGTTGCCTGACAACCCAATTCTTGATGACACGAAGAATCGCATTCCATTGGAGCTTATAAAAGAGTTGGTTAAAACGGATAGCGAAGGCCAAAATCTCCTCGCGTATCCTACTCCTCAAGTCATCGCCA GGGACAAATTGGCATGTTACATCATATCTTGTGAGTGTAAAGCCAAAATTAACTGGACATTGGTTGCAGGGGACAAATTGGCATGGAGGAAAGATGAAGAGTTTGCACGCCAGATGCTCTCTGGTGTGAATCCGGTAATCATACAGCGACTTCAG AGTTTTCCCCCGAGAAGTGAATTAGATCCGGAGATATACGGGGCCCAGGAGAGCTCTGTTACAGTTTCAGATATAGAACAGAGCCTCGATGGCCTCACAGTGAAGCAG GCTCTTGATGAAAGCAAATTGTTCATTCTGGACCATCACGACACAATCATGCCTTACGTGAATCGAATAAATGCTCTGAAACAACCAGACGCAATCATCCCTGGCTTGGATCGAATAAACCCTCCAGATTCTACCAAGATATATGCTACTCGCACCATTCTGTTCCTGAAAGAGGACGGCACATTGAAACCTGTTGCGATAGAGCTTAGTCTCCCCCCTTTGGATGATCGGCCATACTATAGAAAAGTATTGACTCCTGCAGAGGAAGGCGTTGAAGGGGCGCTCTGGCATCTTGCAAAGGCTTATGTTGCAGTGAATGATTCAGGACACCATCAGCTAATCAGCCACTG GCTTAGAACTCATGCAGTGACAGAGCCATTTATAATTGCAACAAACAGACAGTTGAGTGTTATGCATCCCATTCACAAGCTACTGAGTCCCCATTTCCGAGACACAATGAACATCAATGCCTTTGCCCGCCAAATTCTCATAAATGCAGGGGGCGTTCTTGAAAGAACAGTATTTCCTGGAAAATACGCCATGGAAATGTCTGCCGTTGTCTACAAGGGCTGGaggtttgatgaagaaggattacCTGCCGATCTGCTCAAGAG AGGGATGGCAGTAAAAGTAGAAGATAAAAAAGCGAAACATGGGCTGAGGCTTACGATTGAAGACTACCCTTATGCAGTGGATGGGCTAGAGATATGGTCCGCCATAGAATCATGGGTTGAGGAATATTTATCATTCTACTACAAGACTGATGAGGCCGTGGCATCTGATACAGAGCTTCAAGCGTGGTGGTATGAAATCAGAAACGTAGGGCACGGAGACAAGAAGGATGAGCCATGGTGGTACGAAATGCAAAGCGTACAAGATCTTGGAAAGGCCTTAACTACGATCATATGGGTTGCCTCAGCTCTGCATGCTGCGGTTAATTTTGGTCAGTACCCATATGCAGGGTACATGCCCAATCGGCCCACAGTGAGTAGAAGGTTGATTCCTGAAGAGGGTTCTAAAGAATTCACAGAGCTGAAGGAGAATCCCGATTTGTTCCTGCTGAGGACCATCTCAAACCAATTTCAGACGACGCTGGGAATAGCCCTGATTGAGATCCTCTCCAGGCATTCCACAGACGAGGTATATTTGGGGCAGCGTGCATCTCCTGATTGGACAGATGATGAAAGAGTAGCGAAGGCCTTTGAGCGTTTTGGGTCCCGCTTGAAACAGATCGAGGAAAACATTACAGACAGAAACAATGATAAAAGATACAAGAACAGATCAGGCCCGGCAGAGGTTCCCTATACTTTGCTTTATCCAAATACTTCTGATAAGAGTGGCAAAGGAGGACTCACAGGAAAAGGAATTCCCAACAGCGTTTCCATTTAA
- the LOC131062547 gene encoding probable linoleate 9S-lipoxygenase 5 isoform X3: MKSCWGICFTTSKIFRKISGNCLTKQCCWASCLPHQKTSKTFQANLASSLAAKMEGKESIKGSVIIQKKNVLDLNDFHAGIVDNLSELLGKVVSVTLVGIPQGNSASTVNASANLSEPAYLQNWRSTPVVAITGKTTYPVEFKWHSDMGTPAAFFIKNTHRHEFFLNSLTLELPGQGRVHFVCNSWVYPASRNKKDRIFFSNRSYLPSETPPALLKLRNEELISLRGDGTGEREELDRLYDYDFYNDLGNPDKGEEHSRQVLGGSQAFPYPRRGRTGRPPTKKDPASESRLSVFSSLDIFVPRDERFGHLKLSDFLGYAIKSLGQFLQPELKAFFDSTPNEFDSFEDIMKLYSDGIKLPDNPILDDTKNRIPLELIKELVKTDSEGQNLLAYPTPQVIARDKLAWRKDEEFARQMLSGVNPVIIQRLQSFPPRSELDPEIYGAQESSVTVSDIEQSLDGLTVKQALDESKLFILDHHDTIMPYVNRINALKQPDAIIPGLDRINPPDSTKIYATRTILFLKEDGTLKPVAIELSLPPLDDRPYYRKVLTPAEEGVEGALWHLAKAYVAVNDSGHHQLISHWLRTHAVTEPFIIATNRQLSVMHPIHKLLSPHFRDTMNINAFARQILINAGGVLERTVFPGKYAMEMSAVVYKGWRFDEEGLPADLLKRGMAVKVEDKKAKHGLRLTIEDYPYAVDGLEIWSAIESWVEEYLSFYYKTDEAVASDTELQAWWYEIRNVGHGDKKDEPWWYEMQSVQDLGKALTTIIWVASALHAAVNFGQYPYAGYMPNRPTVSRRLIPEEGSKEFTELKENPDLFLLRTISNQFQTTLGIALIEILSRHSTDEVYLGQRASPDWTDDERVAKAFERFGSRLKQIEENITDRNNDKRYKNRSGPAEVPYTLLYPNTSDKSGKGGLTGKGIPNSVSI; encoded by the exons ATGAAAAGCTGTTGGGGCATTTGCTTTACCACATCAAAAATCTTCAGAAAAATTTCAGGCAATTGCCTTACAAAACAATGTTGTTGGGCATCTTGTTTACCACATCAAAAAACTTCAAAAACGTTTCAGGCGAATCTCGCTTCTTCTCTTGCTGCGAAGATGGAGGGAAAAGAGAGCATAAAAGGTTCTGTTATAATCCAGAAGAAAAATGTGTTGGATTTGAACGATTTCCATGCCGGAATCGTGGACAATCTCAGTGAGCTGCTTGGGAAAGTAGTCTCAGTCACACTTGTTGGCATACCTCAAGGCAACTCTG CATCAACAGTCAATGCCAGTGCAAACTTGAGCGAACCTGCTTACTTGCAGAATTGGAGAAGTACTCCCGTAGTGGCCATCACTGGGAAGACCACATATCCAGTGGAGTTCAAATGGCACTCTGACATGGGAACCCCTGCTGCTTTCTTTATAAAGAATACTCACAGACATGAGTTCTTTCTAAATTCACTTACTCTTGAACTTCCTGGTCAGGGTAGGGTTCATTTCGTCTGTAATTCTTGGGTGTATCCTGCATCTCGCAATAAAAAGGACCGGATCTTTTTCTCCAACAGG AGTTATCTCCCTTCTGAGACTCCTCCGGCTCTGTTGAAATTGAGGAACGAGGAGCTGATAAGCCTGAGAGGCGATGGAACAGGGGAGAGAGAAGAGTTGGACAGATTGTATGACTACGATTTTTATAATGATCTGGGAAATCCAGACAAAGGTGAGGAACACAGTCGTCAAGTGTTGGGAGGATCTCAAGCCTTTCCCTACCCTAGAAGGGGCAGAACAGGACGCCCCCCTACAAAGAAAG ATCCAGCATCTGAAAGCAGACTGTCAGTATTCTCTAGCCTAGACATCTTTGTGCCGCGAGATGAACGATTTGGGCATTTGAAACTGTCTGATTTTCTAGGCTACGCCATTAAGTCCTTGGGACAATTTCTACAGCCTGAACTCAAAGCCTTTTTCGATTCCACCCCCAACGAATTCGATTCCTTTGAAGACATTATGAAACTCTACTCGGATGGGATAAAGTTGCCTGACAACCCAATTCTTGATGACACGAAGAATCGCATTCCATTGGAGCTTATAAAAGAGTTGGTTAAAACGGATAGCGAAGGCCAAAATCTCCTCGCGTATCCTACTCCTCAAGTCATCGCCA GGGACAAATTGGCATGGAGGAAAGATGAAGAGTTTGCACGCCAGATGCTCTCTGGTGTGAATCCGGTAATCATACAGCGACTTCAG AGTTTTCCCCCGAGAAGTGAATTAGATCCGGAGATATACGGGGCCCAGGAGAGCTCTGTTACAGTTTCAGATATAGAACAGAGCCTCGATGGCCTCACAGTGAAGCAG GCTCTTGATGAAAGCAAATTGTTCATTCTGGACCATCACGACACAATCATGCCTTACGTGAATCGAATAAATGCTCTGAAACAACCAGACGCAATCATCCCTGGCTTGGATCGAATAAACCCTCCAGATTCTACCAAGATATATGCTACTCGCACCATTCTGTTCCTGAAAGAGGACGGCACATTGAAACCTGTTGCGATAGAGCTTAGTCTCCCCCCTTTGGATGATCGGCCATACTATAGAAAAGTATTGACTCCTGCAGAGGAAGGCGTTGAAGGGGCGCTCTGGCATCTTGCAAAGGCTTATGTTGCAGTGAATGATTCAGGACACCATCAGCTAATCAGCCACTG GCTTAGAACTCATGCAGTGACAGAGCCATTTATAATTGCAACAAACAGACAGTTGAGTGTTATGCATCCCATTCACAAGCTACTGAGTCCCCATTTCCGAGACACAATGAACATCAATGCCTTTGCCCGCCAAATTCTCATAAATGCAGGGGGCGTTCTTGAAAGAACAGTATTTCCTGGAAAATACGCCATGGAAATGTCTGCCGTTGTCTACAAGGGCTGGaggtttgatgaagaaggattacCTGCCGATCTGCTCAAGAG AGGGATGGCAGTAAAAGTAGAAGATAAAAAAGCGAAACATGGGCTGAGGCTTACGATTGAAGACTACCCTTATGCAGTGGATGGGCTAGAGATATGGTCCGCCATAGAATCATGGGTTGAGGAATATTTATCATTCTACTACAAGACTGATGAGGCCGTGGCATCTGATACAGAGCTTCAAGCGTGGTGGTATGAAATCAGAAACGTAGGGCACGGAGACAAGAAGGATGAGCCATGGTGGTACGAAATGCAAAGCGTACAAGATCTTGGAAAGGCCTTAACTACGATCATATGGGTTGCCTCAGCTCTGCATGCTGCGGTTAATTTTGGTCAGTACCCATATGCAGGGTACATGCCCAATCGGCCCACAGTGAGTAGAAGGTTGATTCCTGAAGAGGGTTCTAAAGAATTCACAGAGCTGAAGGAGAATCCCGATTTGTTCCTGCTGAGGACCATCTCAAACCAATTTCAGACGACGCTGGGAATAGCCCTGATTGAGATCCTCTCCAGGCATTCCACAGACGAGGTATATTTGGGGCAGCGTGCATCTCCTGATTGGACAGATGATGAAAGAGTAGCGAAGGCCTTTGAGCGTTTTGGGTCCCGCTTGAAACAGATCGAGGAAAACATTACAGACAGAAACAATGATAAAAGATACAAGAACAGATCAGGCCCGGCAGAGGTTCCCTATACTTTGCTTTATCCAAATACTTCTGATAAGAGTGGCAAAGGAGGACTCACAGGAAAAGGAATTCCCAACAGCGTTTCCATTTAA